A single region of the Marinobacter nanhaiticus D15-8W genome encodes:
- a CDS encoding transposase has translation MPRKTRMYLPDIPVHVVQRGHNRDACFFAEEDFRYYRQVLGEGMKRYGARLHAYCLMTNHVHLLITPDEIDSISRLMQHVGRQYVQYVNKTYRRSGTLWEGRHKGSLVDAENYLLSCYRYIELNPVTACMVERPEEYPWSSFRFNALAEPDTLISPHPLFESLAKDRFERGSVYRDLFRSHLPEKTRSDIAASVSASRILGSGRFKEQVEAALGRKAGQIGRGRPANCS, from the coding sequence ATGCCCCGAAAGACCCGGATGTATCTGCCCGATATCCCCGTTCACGTGGTCCAGCGCGGTCACAACCGGGATGCCTGTTTCTTCGCCGAAGAGGACTTCCGCTATTACCGTCAGGTGTTAGGGGAGGGCATGAAGCGTTACGGCGCCCGGCTTCACGCCTATTGTCTGATGACCAATCATGTTCACCTGTTGATAACCCCAGACGAAATCGACAGCATCTCCCGGTTGATGCAGCACGTCGGTCGCCAATATGTGCAGTACGTCAACAAGACCTACCGTCGTTCGGGCACGCTTTGGGAAGGCCGGCACAAAGGCAGCCTTGTCGATGCTGAGAACTATCTGTTGAGCTGCTATCGCTATATCGAACTTAATCCGGTCACGGCTTGTATGGTGGAACGCCCCGAAGAATATCCCTGGAGCAGTTTCCGCTTCAATGCACTGGCTGAACCGGACACCCTGATATCCCCGCATCCGCTTTTTGAGTCTTTGGCCAAGGATAGGTTCGAGCGTGGGTCGGTTTATCGGGACCTCTTCCGGTCTCATTTGCCAGAGAAGACCCGCAGCGATATCGCCGCGAGCGTTTCGGCGAGTCGGATACTGGGCAGCGGTCGATTTAAGGAACAAGTTGAAGCTGCCCTCGGGCGCAAGGCGGGTCAGATCGGACGGGGGCGACCAGCCAATTGTAGTTGA
- a CDS encoding GNAT family N-acetyltransferase, which yields MELTLDSIVPQHAEFLSQIELDKTQQEYIGGLDNYCNVQSGELILMVKLDDTPIGAMKLDFEYSSTYCFATTNEIGLRGVMIDRKFQGRGYGLEAILQLRQFVSKYYKNYTAICLTVNHNNTQAYRCYLKAGFVDINKDYNGGALGPQRIMRLEI from the coding sequence ATGGAATTAACCTTGGATAGCATAGTTCCACAACATGCAGAATTCCTCAGTCAAATAGAACTAGATAAAACACAGCAAGAATACATAGGTGGATTGGACAACTATTGTAATGTCCAATCTGGAGAGCTTATTTTAATGGTGAAGCTAGATGATACGCCCATAGGCGCGATGAAACTAGACTTTGAATACAGTAGTACCTATTGCTTCGCGACTACTAATGAAATAGGTTTGCGTGGAGTTATGATAGATAGGAAGTTTCAGGGGAGAGGATATGGGCTAGAAGCTATCCTTCAACTAAGGCAGTTTGTTTCTAAATACTATAAAAATTATACCGCTATCTGTCTAACCGTAAACCATAATAATACGCAAGCTTATCGATGTTACTTGAAGGCAGGCTTTGTGGACATAAATAAAGATTACAATGGCGGAGCCCTAGGTCCGCAGCGAATTATGAGATTGGAAATTTAG
- a CDS encoding LysR family transcriptional regulator, which translates to MSKPSYKSLEVFEAVARLKSYAKAANELCIDYTGVSKHVKALEAYYNLRLIGKPGKELELTAVGEDVANRLSIGFEAINSACSAMRDNPKLEVKVPVTFGLRWLLENAPYELLGDNVNFHIAWRHSVDFLQERFDLAIIFSDEVSTNYFYKERLVAVADPLYLEKFLSKGKIDKNKIKEAVLVSPSINKSDWYVYFARSQLNQSLIEEAKILVADSMNSALDIVERIGGITVVDILYVQKELESGKLIPVFDYIVETGLGYKLVCPKTMEDSRIYRSFLDWLVTHPCLIDSASLSKLKLRLIPWTNESV; encoded by the coding sequence ATGTCCAAGCCGTCTTACAAGTCTCTAGAGGTCTTTGAAGCAGTCGCGAGACTTAAGAGTTATGCAAAAGCAGCAAATGAGCTTTGCATCGATTACACTGGGGTCTCCAAGCATGTCAAAGCGCTTGAGGCATATTATAACTTGAGGTTAATTGGGAAGCCAGGTAAGGAACTGGAGTTAACCGCGGTCGGTGAGGATGTCGCTAATCGGCTTTCGATTGGCTTTGAAGCTATTAACTCTGCTTGCTCGGCGATGCGTGATAACCCTAAATTAGAAGTGAAAGTTCCCGTAACCTTTGGGTTGAGATGGTTGCTGGAGAATGCTCCGTACGAGCTTTTAGGAGATAATGTTAATTTTCATATAGCTTGGCGACATTCGGTAGACTTCCTTCAAGAACGATTTGATCTGGCCATAATTTTTTCCGATGAGGTTTCAACGAATTACTTTTACAAAGAAAGATTAGTGGCGGTGGCCGATCCCCTATATCTTGAAAAGTTCCTGTCGAAGGGAAAAATTGATAAAAATAAAATTAAGGAAGCGGTATTAGTTAGTCCCTCTATTAATAAGTCTGACTGGTACGTATATTTTGCGCGAAGCCAACTTAACCAGTCGTTAATAGAGGAGGCAAAAATTTTAGTGGCCGATTCCATGAATTCGGCCTTAGATATTGTTGAGAGAATAGGCGGTATTACCGTTGTAGATATACTGTACGTACAGAAGGAATTAGAGTCCGGTAAGCTGATTCCTGTATTTGATTACATTGTTGAAACAGGTTTAGGCTACAAATTAGTATGTCCGAAGACTATGGAAGACTCTAGAATTTATAGGAGCTTCCTCGATTGGTTGGTGACGCATCCTTGCCTTATCGACTCGGCGAGTTTGTCAAAACTTAAGTTACGGCTAATACCTTGGACTAATGAAAGCGTATGA
- a CDS encoding DMT family transporter — MNMPLLRDRKAMFFVFIAVIAGTVMDAVVKSLGQEIGTWQLLTMRWFFAILLLLPVLYRRRTISTSIRCKKIYFARAILNCIGSFALFYSLSTVPLAIVVTIMFAEPIFVIPFAILLLNERPSAKDIICGLFGFLAVVYINDTSHSDYSIEALAPIIAATSYALMHVLTKKWGAEENAFSLMFWLAISTFFISAPLSLQEWRPLDINVVSMAFIIAILGSIYSYFMIVGFRYGSVQKASQISYISVPVAFSLGWIFFDEPPTWKMAIGSLFILSTTLVVTTEFKTLKILARKT; from the coding sequence ATGAATATGCCCCTACTTCGTGATCGCAAGGCGATGTTCTTTGTATTTATCGCCGTAATTGCCGGGACCGTTATGGACGCAGTAGTAAAAAGCTTAGGACAGGAAATCGGAACATGGCAATTGCTAACCATGCGATGGTTCTTTGCGATATTGCTCCTCCTGCCGGTCCTGTACCGCCGCCGGACAATCAGCACAAGTATAAGATGTAAAAAGATTTATTTCGCAAGAGCGATTTTAAATTGCATTGGTTCTTTCGCGCTATTTTATTCACTAAGCACTGTACCGTTAGCAATTGTTGTCACTATTATGTTTGCAGAACCCATATTTGTTATACCCTTTGCGATCCTTTTACTCAACGAACGACCTTCGGCTAAGGATATCATATGTGGACTATTCGGCTTTCTAGCAGTGGTATATATAAATGATACAAGCCATTCCGATTATTCGATTGAAGCGCTAGCTCCCATTATAGCTGCTACTTCTTATGCGCTGATGCATGTTTTGACAAAGAAATGGGGCGCAGAAGAAAATGCATTCTCCTTGATGTTCTGGCTCGCAATTTCTACTTTTTTTATCTCCGCGCCGTTATCTTTGCAGGAATGGAGACCTTTAGATATTAATGTAGTCTCAATGGCATTTATTATTGCCATACTGGGCTCCATTTATAGTTACTTCATGATCGTAGGTTTTAGATATGGCAGCGTCCAAAAGGCATCTCAAATATCTTATATCTCAGTTCCAGTTGCATTTTCATTAGGCTGGATATTTTTTGACGAACCTCCCACATGGAAGATGGCCATCGGTAGCTTGTTTATTTTATCTACAACGTTGGTAGTTACAACAGAATTTAAAACGCTAAAAATCTTGGCTCGAAAAACTTAG
- a CDS encoding PLP-dependent cysteine synthase family protein, with translation MIYKAMHQMIGGTPILEMGLLNSKWRLLLKIEKFNPGMSMKDRMARQMIFDALDSGRLTKEGVIVESSSGNTATGIAYIASELGIRFIAVVDHHAAEDKINTIKAYGGEIHMIQGDYADNEVATVEREATAARLAKKIPGAVFFDQSNNFSNPKGYALTLAQEILSDVGPDLDEFIACVGTGGSLTGTAQVLKDEIPNLKVIGVEPKGSTVFGYPGGPYYQSGTGVPPGDKIGVIYKPSLLDEGVIVNDQKAFTTCKYLAQEHGLLVGGSAGGAIYEAVRRSIGYSGSGTSLCLVCDGGEKYLSTVFNNTWLEERGLYCKQTYRFLKSVLSKPSYITTKRNSVADLEL, from the coding sequence ATGATTTATAAAGCTATGCATCAGATGATTGGTGGAACGCCCATATTAGAAATGGGACTTCTAAATAGCAAATGGAGACTGTTACTTAAGATCGAAAAATTTAATCCTGGGATGAGCATGAAAGATCGCATGGCTCGACAGATGATTTTTGATGCTCTGGATAGCGGTAGATTGACTAAAGAAGGCGTTATTGTTGAGTCTTCTTCCGGAAATACGGCTACGGGAATCGCTTACATAGCGTCTGAACTCGGAATTAGGTTCATTGCGGTTGTAGATCATCATGCGGCAGAAGATAAGATTAACACCATAAAAGCCTATGGTGGCGAAATACATATGATCCAAGGCGATTATGCCGATAATGAAGTCGCAACGGTGGAAAGGGAAGCGACAGCGGCAAGATTGGCTAAAAAAATACCTGGAGCAGTATTCTTCGACCAATCAAATAACTTTTCAAACCCAAAAGGGTATGCGCTTACCCTCGCACAAGAAATACTGAGCGACGTAGGCCCAGACCTCGACGAGTTTATCGCCTGCGTCGGAACAGGTGGCTCATTAACCGGAACCGCACAAGTTCTAAAAGATGAGATTCCCAATTTGAAAGTAATTGGCGTGGAACCGAAGGGATCCACAGTATTCGGCTATCCTGGCGGACCATACTACCAAAGCGGTACAGGAGTGCCGCCCGGGGACAAAATAGGAGTCATCTATAAGCCATCGCTACTAGATGAGGGTGTCATAGTGAACGACCAAAAAGCGTTTACAACGTGCAAATACCTAGCACAAGAACATGGACTGCTTGTCGGAGGTTCCGCCGGCGGAGCCATCTATGAGGCGGTAAGACGTTCAATTGGATACTCTGGAAGTGGCACGTCATTATGCTTGGTTTGCGATGGAGGAGAAAAGTATTTGTCAACGGTATTCAATAACACATGGCTAGAAGAGCGAGGGCTGTACTGCAAACAGACCTATAGATTCTTGAAGAGCGTATTGTCGAAGCCCAGTTATATTACAACAAAACGGAATTCTGTAGCGGATTTGGAATTATGA
- a CDS encoding alanine racemase, which yields MVNLPPKNDTSIFYRDLIKQLILSVSSPLHAILPDNMKNNIIELQQALKKYTGLTSTLYYAMKVNRSVTLLQTAIKEGLGIDVSSENELKLALSRGADSSNCSLSGPCKSDEFIELGILAGSIIAVDSYDELLLTTNIAESTNKTARVMLRWNGGVSCSRYGMPFSDLKRISKNIKNESYIKLVGFSFHLPGYSPLDRAGCLASILELSSQLQKQGIDVEKVNIGGGIPISYISKESWNQYHANISKAKFYKNQAPKDYYPYWNSSSKERFINQVLVNHDNIERLSSLGIELILEPGRALVDNAGFSVFEVLGLKKTELGDNCIIVRGLSFSACEVWCNSEFLVDPILIPRTTNNKKRPMYAYIAGQSCLEDDLITKRLVAFERSPVRGDLLVFNNTAGYQMDLMESRFHHLPIPKKVALNCYRTDISWTVEEAM from the coding sequence ATGGTTAACCTACCTCCTAAAAACGATACATCTATCTTTTACCGGGACCTAATAAAACAACTGATATTATCAGTGTCATCGCCGCTACACGCGATATTACCCGACAACATGAAAAACAACATAATAGAGTTACAGCAAGCGCTAAAAAAATATACGGGGCTCACATCGACTTTATATTATGCAATGAAAGTCAATCGATCCGTCACGTTATTGCAAACCGCTATCAAAGAAGGTCTTGGCATTGATGTTTCGTCTGAAAATGAGCTGAAACTGGCTCTATCAAGGGGCGCCGATAGCAGCAACTGTTCTTTATCCGGTCCTTGTAAGTCCGATGAGTTCATTGAACTCGGCATATTAGCCGGTTCAATAATTGCTGTCGATTCATATGACGAATTGTTACTAACGACCAATATTGCCGAATCGACCAATAAGACAGCAAGAGTAATGCTTCGTTGGAATGGCGGGGTATCTTGCAGTCGATATGGCATGCCTTTCTCTGATTTGAAAAGAATTTCGAAAAATATAAAAAACGAAAGCTATATTAAGTTGGTAGGCTTCTCATTTCATCTCCCGGGATACTCGCCGCTTGACAGAGCAGGCTGTCTTGCGAGCATTTTAGAGCTAAGCAGTCAGCTTCAAAAGCAAGGTATAGACGTCGAAAAGGTAAATATTGGGGGCGGTATTCCCATTTCCTATATCAGCAAGGAATCTTGGAACCAATATCATGCAAACATCTCCAAGGCTAAATTTTACAAAAACCAAGCTCCAAAGGATTACTACCCCTACTGGAATTCAAGCTCAAAAGAAAGATTTATAAACCAAGTATTGGTAAACCACGACAACATCGAGCGATTGAGTAGTTTGGGAATAGAGCTGATTTTAGAACCTGGACGGGCGCTTGTAGATAACGCAGGATTTTCGGTCTTCGAAGTACTTGGGCTTAAAAAAACCGAATTGGGAGATAATTGTATAATCGTGAGGGGCCTCAGTTTCAGCGCCTGCGAAGTTTGGTGCAACTCTGAGTTCCTCGTGGATCCAATATTAATTCCTCGGACTACAAACAACAAAAAGCGTCCCATGTATGCATATATAGCAGGGCAAAGCTGTTTAGAGGACGACCTTATTACCAAGCGTCTAGTAGCCTTTGAACGTTCCCCCGTGCGAGGAGACCTTCTTGTCTTCAACAATACTGCCGGATATCAGATGGACCTTATGGAATCAAGGTTTCATCATCTGCCCATCCCGAAAAAGGTAGCACTTAATTGCTATCGGACCGACATCTCATGGACCGTTGAAGAGGCTATGTAG
- a CDS encoding NAD/NADP octopine/nopaline dehydrogenase family protein, which yields MANIVIVGGGNQAHALIGTLSGKNHSVSILTRKAKEIEQKLKDYNGIAIFHAAKNVTQFAKPDKVTDAAKEIIPHADIILITNPANDRERVLKQIKPHLSKNKRVFVGAIPGWGGFHWLVEKELGNEKNIITWGLKDTPVMASHLNPGVSVTQLGEKNTLYFAINKPSTDKIEHTKYILQTIFDAELAYCENFLEFSLCAGNPIEHLPILYGKIGPYSQWDGTPFSQQPLFYEDISELEAYFVKRADEEQQKLVKTIRNSYQMKMDNAIPLQEDIIKIYGDQVKDKSTLYKTIKTNTAYKSIKMPMKKGEQGYELDFDHRIFSEDIPFGLDILIEIGKILAIETPFLTELKRWLSTIGANYPRSALDYIPEKAIY from the coding sequence ATGGCAAATATTGTGATAGTGGGCGGGGGCAACCAAGCTCATGCATTGATCGGAACTCTTTCAGGAAAAAATCATTCGGTTTCCATACTGACGAGGAAAGCTAAAGAAATCGAACAGAAACTAAAAGACTATAACGGTATAGCGATATTTCATGCCGCAAAAAACGTAACACAGTTTGCGAAGCCTGATAAGGTGACCGATGCAGCCAAAGAAATTATCCCTCACGCAGATATCATATTAATAACTAACCCCGCAAACGACAGAGAACGAGTATTAAAGCAAATAAAACCTCACCTATCCAAAAATAAAAGGGTATTCGTTGGCGCGATACCTGGATGGGGAGGTTTTCACTGGTTGGTAGAGAAAGAGCTCGGCAATGAAAAAAACATCATAACTTGGGGCCTGAAGGATACGCCCGTTATGGCATCCCATTTAAATCCCGGCGTCAGCGTTACTCAACTAGGTGAAAAGAACACGCTCTATTTCGCAATAAATAAACCAAGCACTGACAAAATCGAGCATACCAAATATATTTTACAAACTATATTCGATGCCGAATTAGCCTACTGCGAGAATTTTCTTGAGTTCTCACTCTGCGCAGGTAATCCCATCGAACACCTCCCTATATTATATGGGAAGATAGGACCCTACTCCCAATGGGACGGAACACCCTTCTCTCAGCAGCCCCTATTCTATGAGGACATCAGCGAACTAGAAGCATACTTCGTCAAGCGAGCCGATGAAGAGCAACAAAAGCTGGTTAAAACCATTAGAAATAGTTACCAAATGAAGATGGACAATGCAATCCCATTACAAGAAGACATTATTAAAATCTATGGAGATCAAGTTAAAGACAAGTCTACACTTTATAAAACAATAAAAACTAATACAGCTTATAAAAGTATAAAAATGCCCATGAAAAAAGGGGAGCAAGGATATGAACTCGACTTTGACCATCGAATATTTAGCGAGGACATACCATTTGGGCTTGATATATTAATTGAGATTGGAAAAATCTTGGCGATAGAAACACCATTTCTAACCGAGCTCAAAAGATGGCTATCTACTATAGGTGCTAACTACCCTCGGTCGGCGCTTGACTACATACCAGAGAAAGCAATTTATTAG
- a CDS encoding transposase, whose product MTNHVHLLVTPDETGSISRLMQHVGRQYVQYINKTYRRSGALWEGRHKSSLVDAENYLLSCYRYIELNPVTACMVDRPEEYPWSSYRSNALAETDTLISPHPLFESLAKDKLKRESVYQDLFRSHLTEKTRNDISASISASRILGSGRFKEQVEAVLGRKAGQIGRGRPANGG is encoded by the coding sequence ATGACGAACCACGTTCATCTGTTGGTCACGCCAGACGAGACTGGCAGCATCTCCCGGTTGATGCAGCATGTCGGTCGCCAGTACGTTCAGTACATCAACAAGACCTATCGCCGTTCGGGGGCACTTTGGGAGGGGCGGCACAAAAGCAGCCTGGTCGATGCCGAGAACTACCTGCTGAGCTGCTATCGCTATATTGAGCTCAATCCGGTCACGGCGTGTATGGTGGATCGGCCCGAGGAATATCCATGGAGTAGTTATCGCTCCAACGCGCTGGCTGAGACGGACACCCTGATATCCCCGCACCCGCTGTTTGAGTCTTTGGCCAAGGATAAACTCAAGCGCGAATCCGTCTATCAAGACCTCTTTCGGTCTCACTTAACTGAGAAGACCCGCAACGATATATCTGCGAGCATTTCGGCGAGTCGTATATTGGGTAGCGGCCGGTTCAAGGAACAGGTTGAAGCTGTTCTCGGGCGTAAGGCGGGTCAGATTGGTCGGGGGCGGCCAGCTAACGGTGGTTGA
- a CDS encoding THxN family PEP-CTERM protein: MTRLPKKAALITTAVLPFALGATAASAAQITSWDYEVDNSFSDVTFSEGTGTGSVAADGQSVSWGSDDARSSISITDASNPPPLVTNGDMVPGGVFSHDNAVIPASSAALASFNLNSTLTLTAATPDEMAGTSPDPVTISFQSFFTETLNNGDCFEGSASTCDDVFSLANPEFGNLNEAGNFEVTGPNFSIDGTSYSVFLEIVGLNQLSDEQCAVADAPANCIGFLTQEGNNNIFESNFRIETAAASVPEPGSLALLGLGLAGLGVAKRRNK; encoded by the coding sequence ATGACTCGGCTTCCGAAGAAAGCAGCACTTATTACAACGGCAGTTCTTCCCTTTGCTCTGGGTGCAACTGCTGCCAGCGCCGCCCAAATCACGTCATGGGACTACGAAGTAGACAATTCATTTTCCGATGTCACTTTTAGCGAAGGCACAGGGACCGGAAGCGTCGCTGCAGACGGCCAATCGGTTTCCTGGGGTTCAGACGATGCCAGAAGCTCCATCTCCATTACCGACGCCAGTAATCCACCTCCGCTGGTAACCAACGGTGACATGGTGCCCGGTGGCGTATTCAGCCATGATAATGCGGTTATCCCCGCTTCAAGCGCAGCGCTGGCCAGCTTTAACCTGAACAGTACGCTAACGCTGACCGCGGCGACCCCAGACGAAATGGCTGGTACCTCGCCAGACCCCGTCACCATCAGCTTCCAGAGCTTCTTTACCGAAACCTTGAATAACGGTGACTGCTTCGAAGGTTCTGCTTCTACCTGTGACGATGTGTTTTCCCTGGCGAACCCCGAGTTCGGCAACTTGAACGAAGCGGGTAACTTTGAAGTCACTGGGCCCAACTTCTCCATCGATGGCACCAGCTATTCCGTGTTCCTGGAAATCGTTGGCCTGAACCAGCTGAGCGATGAGCAATGTGCGGTAGCGGACGCACCCGCGAACTGCATTGGCTTCCTGACCCAGGAAGGCAACAACAACATCTTTGAAAGCAACTTCCGTATCGAAACCGCTGCGGCTTCAGTTCCGGAGCCGGGTTCCCTGGCACTGCTGGGTCTTGGCCTGGCCGGCCTTGGCGTAGCCAAGCGTCGCAACAAGTAA
- a CDS encoding DUF4174 domain-containing protein: MLFRAGRSNGAERILSGRSYDQVSTNSRIAFREQLREQNMRFTFFVTTGQTILAVLLSLIALTAHGTDMNRLNDYQWRNRLILVQAASENGGEIETLRRAKADGDDRDIVWFVNTGSDVVSNQDVLSSSLESDVRALLEESRSDERVLLIGKDGGIKSRESSLNLDAIFRRIDAMPMRIREMRASD, translated from the coding sequence ATGCTGTTTAGGGCCGGCAGAAGTAATGGGGCAGAGCGCATATTGAGTGGCCGTTCGTATGATCAGGTGAGCACAAACTCTCGTATCGCCTTTAGGGAACAATTGCGGGAACAAAATATGCGCTTCACTTTTTTCGTCACCACAGGGCAAACCATTCTGGCGGTGTTGCTTTCGCTTATCGCACTGACTGCTCACGGAACGGATATGAACAGGCTGAACGACTATCAGTGGAGAAATCGACTCATTCTGGTTCAAGCTGCCAGTGAGAATGGCGGTGAGATTGAAACGCTCAGGCGTGCCAAGGCCGACGGTGATGACCGTGATATTGTCTGGTTTGTGAACACTGGGTCGGACGTCGTTTCAAACCAGGACGTTCTTTCGAGTAGCCTGGAGAGCGACGTCAGGGCTCTGCTTGAGGAGTCCCGTTCGGATGAGCGGGTCCTGTTGATCGGCAAAGACGGCGGTATCAAAAGCCGGGAGTCCAGTCTCAATCTTGACGCTATTTTCCGCCGTATTGACGCCATGCCAATGCGCATTCGCGAGATGCGCGCCAGCGATTAA
- a CDS encoding DUF3010 family protein → MIVCGVELTGSDAVVCLLSMERGQFNLPACKVRKLSLPKNHSREDLKQFQAAFAKLMAEYGVTRVAIKERMPKGKFAGGAISFKMEAAIQLITGIELTVTLLPPALIKSTLASNPLPIAFADTGLKAFQETAFIAAYVGQLQGR, encoded by the coding sequence ATGATTGTTTGCGGGGTTGAGCTGACGGGCAGCGATGCGGTGGTGTGTTTGCTGAGCATGGAGAGGGGGCAGTTCAACCTGCCGGCGTGCAAGGTGCGCAAACTGTCACTACCGAAAAACCACAGCCGTGAAGATCTGAAGCAGTTCCAGGCGGCGTTTGCGAAATTAATGGCCGAGTACGGGGTCACCCGTGTCGCGATCAAAGAGCGGATGCCAAAAGGCAAATTTGCCGGTGGTGCCATCAGCTTTAAAATGGAAGCGGCCATTCAACTGATCACCGGTATTGAGTTGACGGTGACCTTGCTGCCCCCGGCTCTGATCAAGTCGACCCTGGCATCCAACCCGCTGCCCATTGCGTTTGCCGATACGGGCCTGAAGGCGTTTCAGGAAACGGCTTTTATTGCTGCCTATGTGGGGCAGCTGCAAGGTCGTTGA
- a CDS encoding PBPRA1643 family SWIM/SEC-C metal-binding motif protein produces MSDKFFYKGRQDAHQHHTAYGGFQTNASQKSGSRKYPLTLVVTSEARKQEIEAQVARAKLHATISVDTREGAVESINELTAILNKGGTVTTAKSPSRNDVCTCGSGIKFKKCCD; encoded by the coding sequence ATGTCAGATAAATTTTTCTACAAGGGTCGGCAGGACGCTCACCAGCACCACACCGCTTACGGCGGCTTTCAGACCAACGCCAGCCAAAAAAGTGGCAGCAGGAAGTATCCGCTAACGCTGGTAGTTACCAGTGAAGCGCGCAAGCAGGAAATTGAGGCACAGGTGGCCAGGGCGAAGCTGCACGCGACTATTTCGGTTGATACCCGCGAGGGCGCCGTTGAATCCATCAATGAGCTCACCGCTATCCTGAACAAAGGCGGGACCGTCACCACGGCAAAATCACCCTCCCGCAACGACGTTTGCACCTGCGGTAGTGGTATCAAATTCAAGAAGTGCTGTGACTGA
- a CDS encoding glutathione S-transferase family protein, which yields MPVALYAHRFSQPSRAVEILLRELDQPYEWHEVDFANGETRESWFTQRVNALQTIPAIIVPAAECDGRETEFKLGESHAILRYLCRHAPNGSAAAAWYPGAADAERTATIDLWMAWHHNHVRRYDMFHDIMNLHLTLPMLKYELQSNVLVPLQNALQPSLATLESQLSAQDGGDANTPMLCGGTQPTLADLTIACELYQIVAVGYHFDRYPRVARWLDTMAARHHFREVSAEIDDQGRTIREASGDYLDLDAFA from the coding sequence ATGCCTGTCGCCCTGTACGCCCATCGCTTTTCGCAACCCAGCCGCGCCGTGGAGATCCTGCTACGCGAACTCGATCAGCCCTATGAATGGCATGAAGTGGATTTCGCGAACGGCGAGACCCGCGAATCCTGGTTCACCCAACGCGTCAATGCCTTGCAGACGATTCCCGCGATCATCGTTCCGGCGGCAGAATGCGACGGTCGGGAGACGGAATTCAAGCTCGGCGAAAGCCATGCGATTCTGCGCTATCTATGCAGGCACGCGCCGAACGGGAGTGCGGCCGCGGCATGGTATCCCGGCGCGGCCGACGCCGAGCGCACCGCAACAATCGATCTGTGGATGGCCTGGCATCACAATCACGTTCGGCGTTACGACATGTTCCACGACATCATGAACCTGCACCTGACCTTGCCGATGCTGAAGTACGAGCTGCAAAGCAATGTGCTCGTGCCGTTGCAGAATGCACTGCAGCCGAGCCTGGCGACGCTCGAATCGCAGCTGTCCGCACAGGACGGCGGCGATGCGAACACCCCCATGCTCTGTGGCGGCACGCAGCCAACGCTCGCCGATCTCACCATCGCCTGCGAACTCTATCAGATCGTGGCGGTGGGCTATCACTTCGATCGCTATCCGCGCGTAGCCCGCTGGCTCGACACCATGGCCGCACGGCACCATTTCCGCGAAGTCTCGGCCGAGATCGACGACCAGGGCCGCACGATTCGCGAAGCCAGCGGCGACTACCTGGATCTCGACGCGTTCGCCTGA
- a CDS encoding AbrB/MazE/SpoVT family DNA-binding domain-containing protein, which yields MIKGESTVSEKGQLVIPKEIRQALDVQRGDKLSWVMNDDGTIRVTLAKGDLLTLRGRTKSGGKSVSVEEMDEAIKAGAAASERAGYQSSGAVSGRRGGRSGTARNRG from the coding sequence ATGATTAAAGGTGAATCGACAGTCAGTGAGAAAGGCCAGCTCGTAATCCCGAAGGAAATCAGGCAGGCCCTGGATGTGCAGCGGGGCGACAAACTGTCCTGGGTCATGAATGACGATGGCACTATCCGGGTCACCTTGGCAAAGGGCGACCTCTTGACGCTGCGAGGCCGGACTAAGAGTGGCGGCAAATCAGTGTCTGTCGAAGAAATGGATGAGGCCATTAAGGCTGGGGCGGCGGCGAGTGAAAGGGCTGGATACCAAAGCTCTGGTGCGGTTTCTGGTCGACGCGGAGGGCGATCCGGAACAGCACGAAATCGCGGCTGA